TCCTGATGTGGGGGGACCGGGAGGCGGCCAGCCCCCCGCAGAGATGGTCATCCAGAGGATTTGCCATGAAAATGATCCAGAAAATCAGTTCTCCGGGTTTTCATGAGGTTTTGACTCTCAACGAGCACCCCATGATGGAGATGGAGAGGACAAAATCACCTTCAGAAAAGGTGCGCCCTCTGCCTTCCCCGCCCTATCGTAATCCCGGGGGTCTGGGGGCAGCGCCCCCGGCGCAAGCGTGCGGGAAGGCACGTTGACCAGACAAACTCCTCAGAACAATGTTCATGCGGTATGCCTGAGGCGTGCTCCCGACTCATGTCTGATTCTACAGAGCCGGGGAATAGCACCCCTCCTCATCAGGATCCCTGTCTTATCTTTCCGGGGCCAATCCAGAATGAGGGACGACCGAAGGGGGTCGAGAAAAACTCCAGACCGGCGGCGAGCAGAGGAACACTATCTCCCGAGCAAAAAAACAGGATGATGGGCCCATTCAGGTACCCATGATCGCAGAGGAGAGTTTCAGATACGCGGACTTTTTCGTCACCCCGTAATAGGGGACGAGGTTCGGACTGAAATTCTGGGTAAACTCGGCGAGATAGGGAATATTTGCCGTCATCAGGTTCATCTCGCGGTATCCCCTCTCCTTGAACTCCCGAATGGCCTCGGAGAGAAGGAGGAAGGAGGCTCCGGAAGCCTTGGACTCGTGACTGGTTGCAGCAGCCCAGCGGTAGACCCTCCGGTTGTCGAAGAGATAGAAATCCCCGCTGATCACGTCGCCGTCCGGGTTCTGCGCGGTGACCAGTTCGCAGTTCCCGCGTGCGTGGAAGGTCTCGAATATGCTGTGGAACAGGGGTTTCTGAAGGGGTGGCGCCATACCCCTGTTCTGGAAAGTACGTTCGAAGAGTTCATAGAATGTGTCGATATCTTCTGATTTTCGGATTACAATCCCAGTTTCTGTTCCTTTTTTCACATTCCTCTTTGCATTTCTCGACAAACTGACCGCGGCCGGGTCGATATAGTACGTATACAACACATTGGTCTGCCACCCTTCCCAGATGAAGCACCTGATATCTCTCCACTCCGGAGCATTCACAATATGAAGGCTGTCAAAATCCTCCGCATTCATATACCCGATCAGGGACCGTATCGCATCCTGCCGCTTCTGCTCGCGGGCACGGCCACTGCCCCCCTCCTGAGACAGAAAAACGATCCCGCCGTAGGGATTCATCGGCGGGATCGATGTTCCGATATGGAGGAGACCTCCGATCTGATAGAAAAAAAGAGGACAGCCTCCGATAAGTTTTCCCCCATCGAAACACCCGTAGATATTATAGTCCATCCCCCGTACACGGCTCATGACAGA
This window of the Methanofollis ethanolicus genome carries:
- a CDS encoding GNAT family N-acetyltransferase, encoding MNAEDFDSLHIVNAPEWRDIRCFIWEGWQTNVLYTYYIDPAAVSLSRNAKRNVKKGTETGIVIRKSEDIDTFYELFERTFQNRGMAPPLQKPLFHSIFETFHARGNCELVTAQNPDGDVISGDFYLFDNRRVYRWAAATSHESKASGASFLLLSEAIREFKERGYREMNLMTANIPYLAEFTQNFSPNLVPYYGVTKKSAYLKLSSAIMGT